The Hymenobacter sp. GOD-10R genome includes a window with the following:
- a CDS encoding efflux RND transporter periplasmic adaptor subunit, whose translation MDNSADYNAPRSKRRFWITILIVLLVFGGLLLVGLLPRLRHDKELKAEAHEEASAAPIVTVQAAKPSPDTTQVQLPADTRSNRETFVFAQANGFVKSWFVDIGTRVRRGQQLATISTPELDQQIAEARANLGLAQTSYNRLQSVELPGAISKQELDVSQAQYAAQRAGVQRLIAQQAFRQVIAPFNGIVTQRNVEVGSLVSPTTAEGAQLFKIEQTDTIRAFVEVPQNFVPSIKVGMHTDVLVPEYPDRKFEGIVSRTAGALNTSTRTMRTEVKIPNRDQKLLPGMFAQVRFKLIRTAPSVIISANSLVPGGTNPQVVVIQDKKVHYQPITPGRDFGAQLEVTKGLQGHELLVINPAETLEEGQIVQTKVAEAPKKPEGPAKPAAPDRPYDPDRPRVSSPVADAH comes from the coding sequence ATGGACAATTCTGCTGATTACAACGCGCCCCGCAGCAAACGCCGTTTTTGGATTACCATTCTTATTGTGCTCCTCGTTTTCGGCGGCCTGCTCTTAGTAGGTCTGCTACCGCGTCTGCGCCACGACAAGGAACTAAAGGCTGAAGCCCACGAAGAAGCCTCGGCGGCCCCCATCGTGACGGTGCAAGCTGCCAAGCCTTCCCCCGATACCACGCAAGTACAGCTTCCGGCCGACACCCGCTCGAACCGCGAAACCTTCGTGTTTGCGCAGGCGAATGGCTTTGTGAAATCGTGGTTTGTAGACATTGGCACCCGCGTTCGTCGGGGGCAGCAGCTCGCCACAATTTCTACCCCTGAACTCGATCAGCAGATCGCTGAGGCGCGCGCCAACCTAGGTCTGGCCCAAACCAGCTACAACCGTTTGCAAAGTGTGGAGCTGCCGGGCGCTATTTCCAAGCAGGAGCTCGATGTAAGCCAAGCCCAATATGCCGCGCAACGGGCGGGCGTGCAGCGCCTGATTGCCCAACAAGCTTTTCGCCAAGTTATTGCGCCCTTCAACGGCATTGTGACGCAACGTAACGTGGAAGTTGGCTCGCTGGTGTCGCCCACCACGGCCGAGGGCGCGCAGCTGTTCAAGATCGAGCAAACCGACACGATTCGTGCTTTCGTAGAAGTGCCGCAAAACTTCGTACCAAGCATCAAAGTTGGTATGCACACCGACGTACTGGTGCCCGAATACCCTGACCGTAAGTTTGAAGGCATCGTGTCGCGCACCGCAGGTGCTCTGAACACCTCAACTCGCACCATGCGCACGGAGGTCAAGATTCCGAACCGCGACCAGAAGCTGCTACCGGGGATGTTTGCCCAAGTTCGCTTCAAACTGATTCGCACGGCACCTAGCGTTATTATCTCGGCTAACTCGTTGGTGCCCGGCGGCACGAACCCGCAAGTGGTGGTGATTCAGGATAAGAAAGTGCACTACCAGCCCATCACACCCGGCCGCGACTTTGGTGCGCAATTGGAAGTAACTAAGGGTTTACAGGGCCACGAATTGCTAGTAATCAACCCGGCCGAAACGCTGGAGGAAGGCCAGATTGTGCAGACCAAAGTAGCCGAGGCGCCGAAAAAGCCCGAAGGCCCCGCGAAGCCTGCCGCACCCGACCGCCCCTACGACCCTGACCGTCCACGCGTGTCGTCGCCGGTGGCGGATGCCCATTAA
- a CDS encoding ABC transporter ATP-binding protein, giving the protein MKLLYSYLRNYWGLLALALLLAAINQIFSLLDPYILRQIIDRYVTPTLGSSLRPSFWQFLATGAGILILKAMGVAMVSRIAKNFQDYYTNVITQRLGAQLYSDGLRHSLELPYQVFEDQRSGETLGKLQKVRTDVEKLIQSFVNVLFISLVAIIFVTWYAVSVYWPIAVVYFLTIPLLGSLSLVLSKRIKVIQKTIVAETTALAGSTTESLRNIELIKSLGLAQQETLRLNNTTDKILKLELKKVRYLRSLSFVQGTFVNLMRNIILLMLLFLVVQKIISVGEFFSFFIYSFAIFGPLQEMGTIINVYRETEASLANYQQILDTPKEVKPTQPQHIDKIQTLAFEQVRFQHLSASIPALAGITFTTKLGETIAFVGPSGSGKTTLVKLLVGLYPPASGQILYNDIPGAQLDLDALREQIGFVTQDTQLFAGTIRENLRFVAPQATDEECLRALHQAAADTLLARAPLGLDTIIGEGGVKVSGGEKQRLSIARALLRKPTLLVFDEATSALDSLTEEEIGRTVRDLSGSRQHITILIAHRLSTILHADRIFVLERGHIAEQGRHEELLEQKGLYYAMWRQQIGERPAAAVAPQLV; this is encoded by the coding sequence ATGAAACTTCTCTACAGCTACCTCCGCAACTACTGGGGCCTGTTGGCGCTGGCCTTGTTGCTGGCGGCCATCAACCAGATATTTTCCCTCCTCGACCCCTACATTCTGCGGCAAATCATTGACCGCTATGTCACGCCAACCCTAGGCAGCTCCTTGCGCCCTAGCTTTTGGCAATTTCTGGCTACTGGGGCGGGCATCCTCATTCTCAAGGCTATGGGCGTGGCTATGGTGTCGCGCATTGCCAAGAACTTTCAGGACTACTACACCAACGTCATTACCCAGCGCTTGGGCGCGCAGCTGTACTCCGATGGCTTGCGGCACTCGTTGGAGCTGCCGTATCAAGTATTCGAAGATCAGCGCTCCGGCGAAACCCTAGGTAAGCTCCAGAAGGTCCGCACCGATGTAGAGAAGTTGATTCAGAGCTTTGTCAATGTGCTATTTATCTCGCTGGTAGCCATCATCTTCGTGACGTGGTATGCCGTGAGCGTGTACTGGCCCATTGCCGTGGTGTACTTCCTGACGATTCCGTTGCTCGGCTCACTAAGCTTGGTGCTCAGCAAGCGCATCAAAGTCATTCAGAAAACCATCGTAGCCGAAACCACGGCGCTGGCGGGCTCTACGACCGAGAGTCTGCGCAATATCGAGCTAATTAAGAGCCTAGGTCTTGCACAGCAGGAAACGCTACGCTTGAACAACACCACCGACAAGATCCTGAAGCTAGAGCTGAAGAAGGTGCGCTACTTGCGCTCGTTGTCGTTCGTGCAGGGCACCTTCGTGAACCTGATGCGCAACATCATTCTGCTCATGCTGCTGTTCTTGGTGGTGCAGAAGATCATTTCGGTGGGCGAGTTCTTCTCGTTCTTCATCTACTCCTTCGCCATTTTTGGGCCGCTCCAGGAGATGGGTACCATCATCAACGTGTACCGCGAAACGGAAGCTTCTCTGGCAAACTACCAGCAGATCCTCGATACGCCGAAGGAAGTAAAACCTACGCAGCCGCAGCACATTGATAAGATTCAGACCCTAGCTTTCGAGCAGGTTCGCTTCCAGCACCTTTCTGCTAGCATCCCCGCTTTGGCGGGCATCACCTTCACCACCAAACTCGGCGAAACGATTGCCTTCGTAGGCCCATCCGGCTCAGGCAAAACGACGTTGGTGAAGCTACTAGTCGGCCTCTATCCGCCCGCCAGCGGCCAGATTTTGTACAATGACATCCCCGGCGCCCAGCTCGACCTAGATGCTTTGCGGGAACAGATCGGCTTTGTGACCCAGGATACGCAGCTCTTCGCTGGTACTATCCGCGAGAATCTCCGCTTTGTAGCACCGCAAGCCACCGACGAAGAATGCCTTCGCGCCCTGCACCAAGCTGCTGCTGATACCCTCTTGGCGCGTGCGCCCCTAGGTCTTGACACCATCATTGGCGAAGGCGGCGTGAAAGTATCGGGCGGTGAAAAGCAGCGCCTGAGCATTGCCCGTGCCTTGTTGCGCAAGCCTACCCTGCTCGTGTTCGACGAAGCTACGTCGGCCCTCGACTCGCTCACGGAAGAGGAAATCGGGCGGACGGTGCGCGACTTGTCCGGCTCGCGCCAGCACATTACCATCCTCATCGCCCACCGCCTGAGTACCATTCTCCACGCCGACCGCATCTTCGTGCTGGAGCGTGGGCACATCGCTGAGCAAGGCCGCCACGAGGAATTGCTGGAGCAGAAAGGCCTCTATTATGCCATGTGGCGCCAGCAGATTGGTGAGCGGCCCGCGGCGGCCGTTGCGCCTCAGCTGGTATAG
- a CDS encoding efflux transporter outer membrane subunit: MKFLDSPRSLFLRLSFGIGWLWLAGCATTSHYKAPDVATPTQWQNNSSAPITNPATPPQPASPTPVPATPTPLNQAPQAPSWWTLYNDPELNALEQQALANNFNARAAVSRVEEARATVRNATSYRTPEVTLNPSVYKSHLSALRPVQFPNATVIGISQQQFYIPINVNYEVDVWGRIRSNVRAAETDQQAAEADVRVVQLTLTTDAASYYFTIRGLDADLGVLDSTRQARVQNLQLVQSRFKAGVDNEIGVRRAETELANVDASRIEVQRQRAGYVAALATVCGQPASSFTVAPRPTVLVAPTVPTNVPTTLLARRPDLQRAERQLAAADARIDAARLARRPTVLLNGYIGPQSAQFSEIARLNESYTYYLGGTLGIPIFNGGRLRSNQQLAEARFNTATASYQQSALTAFQEVETALADVQQSAAQLEAQQRALRSARLAGLLTRERYNRGLTNYFEVVDADRQTLEAARLVVQTQADQLRYSVNLVKALGGGWE; this comes from the coding sequence ATGAAGTTTTTGGATAGTCCCCGTTCTCTCTTTCTTCGTTTGAGCTTCGGTATCGGCTGGTTGTGGCTGGCTGGTTGTGCTACTACCTCGCACTACAAAGCGCCTGATGTAGCAACGCCAACGCAGTGGCAAAACAATAGTTCTGCTCCTATTACGAACCCTGCGACCCCACCGCAGCCAGCCAGTCCAACTCCAGTACCCGCAACGCCCACCCCCCTCAACCAGGCGCCGCAAGCGCCATCCTGGTGGACGCTCTACAACGACCCCGAGCTGAACGCGCTGGAGCAGCAGGCTCTCGCCAACAACTTCAACGCCCGGGCCGCCGTGTCGCGGGTGGAGGAAGCTCGGGCCACGGTGCGCAATGCCACCTCTTACCGCACGCCGGAAGTGACGCTGAACCCATCGGTGTATAAGAGCCACTTGTCGGCCTTGCGACCGGTGCAGTTTCCAAATGCCACTGTGATTGGCATCAGCCAACAGCAGTTTTACATTCCCATCAATGTGAATTACGAGGTGGACGTATGGGGCCGAATTCGCAGCAACGTGCGCGCCGCCGAAACGGACCAGCAAGCAGCAGAAGCCGACGTGCGCGTCGTGCAGCTCACGCTCACCACCGATGCGGCCAGCTACTACTTCACCATCCGCGGCCTCGACGCCGACCTAGGGGTGCTCGACAGTACCCGCCAAGCACGGGTGCAGAACCTACAGCTCGTGCAGTCCCGCTTCAAAGCCGGCGTAGACAACGAAATCGGCGTGCGCCGCGCTGAAACCGAGCTAGCCAACGTGGATGCTAGCCGCATAGAAGTGCAGCGCCAACGCGCTGGCTACGTGGCCGCCTTAGCTACAGTATGCGGTCAGCCGGCCAGCAGCTTCACCGTAGCACCGCGCCCCACGGTGCTAGTAGCACCCACCGTGCCTACCAACGTACCAACTACCCTCCTAGCCCGCCGGCCCGACTTGCAGCGTGCCGAGCGTCAGCTAGCCGCCGCCGATGCCCGCATTGATGCGGCCCGGCTAGCCCGCCGCCCCACCGTGCTCCTCAACGGTTACATTGGCCCGCAGAGCGCCCAGTTCAGCGAAATAGCGCGGCTCAATGAGAGTTACACCTACTACCTAGGGGGCACACTTGGTATTCCAATTTTCAATGGCGGGCGGCTGCGCTCCAACCAGCAGTTGGCGGAAGCGCGCTTCAACACGGCTACGGCTAGCTACCAGCAGTCGGCGCTTACAGCGTTCCAAGAAGTAGAAACCGCCCTAGCCGACGTGCAGCAAAGCGCCGCCCAGCTCGAAGCCCAGCAGCGTGCGTTGCGTTCGGCGCGCCTCGCTGGCTTACTCACCCGCGAACGGTACAACCGTGGCCTCACCAACTATTTCGAGGTAGTAGATGCCGACCGCCAAACCTTGGAAGCGGCCCGCTTGGTGGTACAAACCCAGGCCGATCAGCTCCGCTACTCGGTGAACTTGGTCAAAGCCCTCGGCGGCGGCTGGGAATAG
- a CDS encoding efflux RND transporter permease subunit: MWIVRLALSRPYTFVVMSLLILLGGIMTIRNMAVDIFPEINIPVVGVVWTYAGISPEEMNQRIVVINERAFTTTVSNIEHIESQSLKGVGLIKVFFQPGTNVEAGVAQLTAITQTLLRVLPPGITPPLIIRYSASNVPIAQTSLSSNNLGESDLYDAGNAFIRPGLAVVQGASVLQPNGGKPKQIMVDLNPEALSGRGLSANDVVNALTSQNLTLPAGSAKIGTREYDVKLNSSPEAIATLNDLPIKQVDGRTIYIRDVAFVHEGFAVQQNIVRQNGRRTAIIPILKTGAASTLDIIDRVKEQLPKIEASAPPGLNIKLLFDQSFFVKASIKGVVTEACIAAALTGLMILLFLGSWRSTLIIALSIPLSILVSIIVMKLLGQTLNIMTLSGLSLAVGILVDDATVEIENIHRNMGMKKGLKRSILDGAQQIATPALVATLAICIVFVPVFFLAGAASSIFAPLAMAVIFAMLASYLLSRTLVPTMVMYLLRKELPIYHKEGGAHLPSSEVRDDHPVSAQEARLEQLLRENYEKQHASMTPDEDDELPITDAERRASEGIERSWVWRVHKGFDHGFEKFRENYRSALAWSLHHRRTVVTCFAVLFVCSGCLYPFIGQNFFPKVDAGQLRLHIRVPTGTRVEETERRFAQVEKVIRQVIPANELDLVLDNIGLPVVPINLILSDNPTIGAGDGEILVSMKEDHGPTAEYITEIRRRLRKEQPDLSVFFQAADIVNQTLNFGLPAPIDIQVVGRNKEANQKIATKLKEQIADVEGVVDAFVYQAFDQPQIRLDVDRLRAQQAGLSQRDIANNVLVNLSSSTQTNPNQWLNPQNGVNYTVAVQTPTRELGTLDELQNIGVTSATQNTTQLLSNFAVVRRTKTMAVASNYNIQRVLDVYASVEGRDLGSVSTDIRKIIAETEKNLPKGTTITVRGQIDSMRTSFIGLGIGLIGAIILVYMLMVVNFQSWLDPFIIITALPGAMSGILWMLFVTQTTFSVPSLMGAIMCIGVATANSILLVTFANERREEEPTLSPLDAALDAGYTRLRPVLMTALAMTIGLLPMSLGLGEGGEQNAPLGRAVIGGIMLATVTTLFFVPIMFSYLKKQEEQPVEEQPAEPELVH, translated from the coding sequence ATGTGGATAGTTCGATTGGCGCTGTCGCGCCCGTATACCTTCGTGGTGATGTCCTTGCTGATCTTGCTGGGCGGCATCATGACCATCCGCAATATGGCGGTCGATATTTTCCCGGAAATCAACATTCCCGTAGTCGGCGTGGTGTGGACGTATGCCGGCATCAGCCCCGAGGAGATGAACCAGCGCATCGTGGTCATCAACGAGCGGGCGTTCACCACCACGGTAAGCAACATCGAGCATATTGAGTCTCAGTCACTCAAGGGGGTGGGATTGATTAAGGTGTTTTTTCAGCCGGGCACCAACGTGGAAGCCGGCGTAGCCCAGCTCACAGCCATCACTCAAACGCTGCTGCGCGTGCTACCTCCTGGTATCACCCCGCCGCTCATCATCCGCTACTCGGCCTCCAACGTGCCGATTGCGCAAACTAGCTTGAGTTCCAACAACCTAGGTGAGTCGGACTTATACGATGCGGGTAACGCCTTCATTCGTCCGGGCCTCGCCGTGGTGCAGGGCGCTTCGGTGTTGCAGCCCAACGGCGGCAAGCCCAAGCAGATCATGGTGGACTTGAACCCGGAGGCATTATCGGGCCGGGGTTTGTCAGCTAACGACGTTGTGAATGCCCTCACGTCGCAGAACCTCACGCTGCCCGCCGGTTCGGCCAAGATTGGTACCCGCGAGTACGACGTCAAGCTTAATAGTAGCCCCGAAGCCATTGCCACGCTCAATGACTTGCCCATCAAGCAAGTAGACGGCCGCACGATCTACATTCGCGACGTGGCGTTTGTGCACGAAGGCTTCGCGGTGCAGCAAAACATTGTGCGCCAGAACGGTCGCCGTACGGCCATCATCCCGATTCTGAAAACCGGTGCTGCCAGTACGCTCGATATTATTGATCGGGTGAAGGAGCAACTGCCCAAGATTGAAGCCTCAGCGCCTCCCGGCCTGAATATCAAGCTGCTGTTTGACCAATCGTTCTTCGTGAAAGCCTCTATTAAAGGTGTCGTCACGGAGGCGTGTATTGCGGCTGCCCTCACGGGTCTGATGATCCTGTTGTTCCTAGGTTCGTGGCGCTCTACGCTCATCATTGCCCTATCGATTCCGCTGTCAATTTTGGTCAGCATCATCGTGATGAAGCTGCTCGGCCAGACGCTTAACATTATGACCTTGAGCGGCCTGTCGCTAGCCGTGGGTATCCTGGTGGACGACGCGACGGTGGAAATCGAGAACATTCACCGGAACATGGGCATGAAGAAAGGGCTAAAACGCTCGATCCTCGACGGGGCTCAGCAGATTGCTACGCCGGCTCTGGTAGCCACGCTAGCTATCTGTATTGTGTTCGTGCCGGTGTTCTTCCTGGCGGGCGCGGCTTCGTCGATCTTCGCGCCTCTGGCCATGGCTGTCATCTTCGCCATGCTAGCTTCTTACCTCCTCTCCCGGACGCTAGTGCCCACCATGGTGATGTACCTGCTCCGCAAGGAGTTGCCTATTTACCACAAGGAAGGCGGCGCCCACCTACCTAGCTCCGAAGTGCGCGACGACCACCCGGTAAGCGCCCAGGAAGCCCGCCTGGAGCAGTTGCTCCGTGAAAACTACGAGAAGCAGCACGCCAGCATGACGCCCGACGAAGACGACGAGCTGCCCATTACCGACGCCGAGCGCCGTGCCTCCGAAGGCATTGAACGTAGCTGGGTGTGGCGCGTGCATAAGGGGTTTGACCACGGCTTCGAGAAGTTCCGCGAAAATTACCGGAGTGCCCTCGCGTGGTCTTTGCATCACCGCCGCACCGTAGTTACGTGCTTCGCCGTGCTGTTTGTGTGCTCGGGCTGCTTGTACCCGTTCATTGGGCAGAACTTCTTCCCGAAAGTTGACGCGGGTCAACTGCGCTTGCACATTCGGGTTCCCACCGGCACGCGGGTAGAAGAAACGGAGCGGCGCTTTGCCCAAGTAGAGAAAGTGATTCGCCAGGTTATTCCGGCCAATGAGCTAGACCTCGTGCTCGATAATATTGGCCTGCCGGTAGTACCGATCAACTTGATTTTGAGCGACAACCCGACCATTGGTGCCGGCGATGGCGAGATTCTGGTGTCGATGAAGGAAGACCACGGCCCCACGGCCGAGTATATCACTGAGATTCGTCGCCGGTTGCGGAAGGAACAGCCTGACCTGAGCGTGTTCTTTCAGGCCGCCGACATCGTAAACCAGACCCTGAACTTCGGTCTACCTGCTCCGATTGACATTCAAGTAGTAGGCCGCAATAAGGAGGCTAACCAGAAGATTGCCACCAAGCTGAAAGAGCAGATTGCCGATGTGGAGGGCGTTGTAGATGCCTTTGTGTACCAAGCCTTCGACCAGCCGCAGATTCGCTTGGATGTGGACCGCCTGCGGGCCCAGCAAGCTGGTTTGTCGCAGCGAGACATTGCCAACAACGTGCTCGTGAACCTCAGCTCCAGCACCCAGACCAACCCGAACCAGTGGCTCAACCCACAAAACGGTGTGAACTACACCGTAGCCGTGCAAACGCCCACCAGGGAACTAGGTACGCTAGATGAACTGCAGAACATTGGCGTAACCAGCGCCACGCAGAATACCACGCAGTTGCTGAGCAACTTCGCCGTGGTGCGCCGTACCAAAACAATGGCCGTCGCCAGCAACTACAACATCCAGCGCGTATTGGATGTGTACGCCAGCGTGGAAGGCCGCGACCTAGGTAGCGTCAGCACCGATATTCGCAAGATTATCGCTGAGACCGAAAAGAACCTACCAAAAGGCACTACCATCACGGTTCGCGGTCAAATAGACAGCATGCGCACGTCGTTTATTGGCCTAGGTATCGGTCTGATTGGCGCTATCATATTGGTGTACATGCTGATGGTGGTCAACTTCCAATCGTGGCTCGACCCCTTCATCATCATCACCGCCTTGCCGGGCGCTATGTCGGGTATCTTGTGGATGCTGTTTGTGACCCAGACGACCTTCAGTGTGCCCTCGCTCATGGGAGCCATCATGTGCATCGGGGTGGCAACGGCCAACAGCATCTTGCTGGTGACTTTCGCCAATGAGCGCCGCGAGGAAGAGCCGACCCTGTCGCCGCTCGACGCGGCGCTGGATGCAGGTTACACCCGTCTGCGCCCCGTGTTGATGACGGCTCTGGCCATGACCATTGGTTTGCTACCGATGTCGCTAGGCCTAGGAGAAGGTGGCGAGCAAAACGCTCCGCTCGGCCGCGCCGTGATTGGCGGCATCATGCTGGCTACGGTGACCACCTTGTTCTTCGTGCCTATCATGTTTAGCTACTTGAAGAAGCAGGAAGAACAGCCGGTCGAAGAACAGCCTGCCGAGCCTGAGCTCGTACACTAA
- a CDS encoding MSEP-CTERM sorting domain-containing protein: MRTLLNPKWVFGITILPIVVLIGLLFGQYELIKSLLEPESVLRWKVFGGTLILLAVLHASYAAWCIQKRKALPVAHGIGVLVAYIGFLYLYMDNTRELFPWTIPRWMLSDDVFLYPLTFLMPTLAQAVLTLIVWFTPENKLHKAGYNFAGAVAVPVTWYLIFLVIVPLWRGVEGKFGEHVLVVALIAGTVVFLFLLARGVYILGAQKAGIWTNYQLVWKVLLGLVFPLLGLAVNNGLLFSPKLSFESGIFGNFTSLWFYGLALLNGILLCLPAPASAKLHLLLYLGRSIMLSYTLYFFLVFLPFLPVSVLAVLAIGTGFLMLTPLLLLLVQLWELTNDYAFLRQHFTRGLLVACLLVGSVVLPAVITFSYWHQRQTLHQTLAYLYHPDYTRHYEVDTTALAITLDAVRHHKDSRNNSLSGAYLPYLSTYFNWLVLDNLTLSNEKIARIEQVFFGKLPKNEVVVEQSGVDVPTPTITSLNSRSTYDAQQGAWVSWVNLEIKNPADGSSQAEFATTMSLPVGCWVSDYYLYVGQQRVRGLLAEKKAAMWVFSQIRNENKDPGILYYTGANQVMLRIFPFAAPEARRTGIQFLHKEPVTLQIAGRRVTLGHAAQNLQPIPVATRQQPEVVYVSAQDKAKLPLVTRKPVYHFILDASARQAGRKGHYAARIQALCKEYNLDPAQAQFSLVDTYVTPLGASKVWQQELNRHANTGGFYLAGALQRILADAATKPQPTYPVIVVVTDSLHQAVLDTDFSDYAAAYPESDLFYVLGLDGTLEAHSLRHKPWQVAFTTGQVLSSVARVRAWPNAQHPKAYLPEDEQASLVLRSARVNLAEENLVPGGWESALLLHGHWLAQVLHPETSAPEFNRGVRGSFQAGILTPLTSYLVVENEAQRAVLRRKQEQVLAGNDSLDLGEDTQRMTEPSEIILLLLLAALLLIRRARAKYKLGTQA, from the coding sequence ATGCGCACGCTGCTTAATCCTAAATGGGTATTCGGAATTACTATTCTGCCGATAGTAGTGCTCATAGGCCTACTCTTCGGGCAGTATGAATTGATAAAAAGCCTGCTCGAGCCCGAGAGTGTATTGCGCTGGAAAGTCTTTGGGGGCACGTTAATCTTGCTTGCGGTGCTTCATGCTAGCTATGCGGCGTGGTGCATTCAGAAGCGAAAAGCCTTGCCCGTTGCGCATGGGATAGGCGTACTCGTGGCGTACATCGGCTTCCTGTACCTCTACATGGATAACACTCGCGAACTGTTCCCGTGGACGATTCCGCGCTGGATGCTCTCCGATGATGTGTTCCTGTATCCACTCACGTTTTTGATGCCGACCCTAGCCCAAGCGGTCCTTACGCTGATTGTTTGGTTTACTCCCGAAAACAAGCTGCACAAAGCTGGCTACAACTTTGCCGGGGCGGTGGCAGTGCCGGTTACGTGGTATCTGATTTTCCTGGTGATAGTGCCGCTGTGGCGAGGGGTAGAGGGTAAGTTTGGTGAGCATGTGCTCGTCGTGGCGCTGATTGCCGGTACCGTGGTGTTCTTGTTTTTGCTGGCTCGCGGCGTATACATCCTCGGCGCACAAAAGGCCGGCATCTGGACAAACTATCAACTAGTCTGGAAGGTGCTGCTAGGGCTGGTATTTCCATTATTGGGATTAGCGGTCAACAATGGCCTCCTGTTTTCTCCGAAGCTTTCTTTTGAGAGTGGCATCTTCGGCAACTTCACGAGTCTTTGGTTTTATGGCCTAGCCTTGCTCAATGGCATCTTGCTGTGCCTGCCTGCGCCTGCGTCTGCTAAGCTACACCTGTTGCTCTACCTAGGTCGTAGCATCATGCTGTCGTACACGCTGTATTTCTTTCTGGTATTCCTGCCGTTTTTGCCCGTGTCGGTGCTGGCGGTACTGGCTATCGGGACGGGGTTTCTCATGCTCACGCCTTTGTTACTACTACTGGTGCAGCTATGGGAGTTGACCAATGACTACGCATTTCTGCGGCAGCATTTCACTCGCGGCTTACTGGTAGCATGTCTGCTGGTAGGAAGCGTGGTGCTGCCTGCTGTCATCACCTTTTCGTACTGGCATCAGCGCCAAACGCTACACCAAACCCTAGCCTACCTCTATCATCCTGATTACACACGCCATTACGAGGTCGATACAACTGCCTTAGCCATTACGCTTGATGCAGTGCGGCACCATAAAGACAGTAGAAATAACTCATTGTCTGGCGCGTATCTGCCGTATTTATCGACGTATTTCAATTGGTTGGTGCTGGATAATCTGACGCTCTCGAACGAGAAGATAGCGCGCATAGAGCAGGTGTTCTTTGGGAAGCTTCCCAAAAACGAGGTGGTGGTTGAGCAGTCTGGGGTTGATGTGCCAACTCCGACTATTACTAGCCTAAACAGCCGTAGCACGTATGATGCCCAGCAAGGAGCTTGGGTGAGTTGGGTAAATCTGGAAATTAAAAACCCCGCAGATGGTTCTTCGCAAGCTGAATTTGCCACAACGATGTCGCTGCCTGTCGGCTGCTGGGTGAGCGATTACTACCTATATGTAGGGCAGCAGCGCGTCAGGGGATTGTTAGCTGAGAAGAAGGCGGCCATGTGGGTTTTCTCACAAATCAGAAATGAGAATAAGGACCCTGGCATTCTGTACTACACCGGCGCTAATCAGGTGATGTTGCGCATCTTCCCATTTGCCGCGCCTGAAGCTCGCCGGACGGGAATTCAGTTCCTGCACAAAGAGCCTGTGACCTTGCAAATAGCCGGGCGACGAGTAACCCTAGGCCATGCAGCCCAAAATCTGCAACCGATACCCGTAGCTACACGTCAACAGCCAGAAGTAGTGTACGTGAGTGCACAAGACAAAGCGAAGCTGCCGCTCGTCACCCGGAAGCCGGTCTATCATTTCATCCTTGATGCGTCGGCGCGGCAAGCGGGACGCAAAGGGCACTACGCCGCCCGCATACAGGCCTTATGCAAGGAGTATAACCTAGATCCGGCGCAAGCGCAGTTCAGCTTGGTTGATACCTATGTCACGCCGTTAGGCGCCAGCAAAGTCTGGCAGCAAGAGTTAAACAGGCATGCTAACACAGGTGGTTTTTATCTGGCAGGAGCGTTGCAGCGCATCCTTGCAGACGCAGCTACCAAGCCCCAGCCTACCTACCCAGTTATTGTGGTCGTGACAGACAGCTTGCATCAGGCCGTATTAGATACCGACTTCTCCGATTATGCCGCGGCTTACCCGGAAAGTGACTTGTTTTACGTGCTCGGGCTGGATGGTACCTTGGAGGCGCACTCACTTCGGCATAAGCCGTGGCAAGTGGCATTTACCACGGGCCAAGTGCTTTCGTCAGTCGCTCGCGTGCGGGCTTGGCCGAATGCTCAACATCCCAAAGCCTATTTGCCCGAAGACGAACAAGCTAGCCTTGTGTTACGCTCGGCACGGGTGAACCTGGCAGAAGAGAACCTAGTACCCGGAGGCTGGGAGAGTGCGCTATTGCTACATGGGCACTGGCTGGCGCAAGTACTGCACCCCGAAACGAGCGCGCCAGAGTTTAACCGCGGCGTGCGGGGCAGCTTCCAGGCAGGTATCTTGACTCCGCTCACATCCTATTTAGTGGTTGAAAACGAAGCGCAACGAGCCGTTCTGCGCCGCAAACAGGAGCAAGTATTAGCTGGCAACGACTCCTTGGACCTAGGCGAGGACACCCAGCGCATGACCGAGCCGAGCGAAATTATCCTGCTTTTGTTATTAGCTGCCTTGCTGCTGATACGTCGTGCCCGCGCCAAGTACAAGCTAGGTACGCAAGCGTAA